The segment TAGCAAATCTGAAATTTCAAAAATTAGGCTATTAAGAAAATGGAATCTTTTATTGAAGGTGCAAAATATTTATGAATTTAATGAGAAAGAAAGATTTGATTTACATCAGGAATTAGAAACTATTCTTCCATCTTTTATTCTTTTTTTGCCAAAATCATTTTATGTAAATTGGCTCGCTAGATGGCGAGATAAAGATGATAAATTATTTCATCCGTCGAATTTAATAAAAGGGAACGTTTTAAAAAAATATTTAAAAATCCAAGATGGACCTATTTTAGGAAAGGTCATTAATTATCTTTCTATGGAGCTTGCATATAATAGATTGAATAATTTTGATGAAGCTATATATAAAGGAAAGCAATGGATTCAACAAAATGCGCCAAAATGTGATTAAATACACATAGCTTAGTTTTTGTTTAAAGTTCAGACTTCAAATTATTTTCTAAAAATTTATGAGCATTCGTATTTACATTGGCAATTTACCACAAGTATTTAATCCAAAAGAATTTGATAGTTTTTTAAAATCAGTAACTGATTCTATTAGATTTAAAGCTGTTTTAGATAAAGAAACAAAAGAATGTAGAGGATTTGGTTTTGCTACAACAAATAATGAACAAAATGCAAATTTAATAATCGAAAAGCTTAATGGTTTTGAATTTAATGGCTCCAAATTGAGAGTTGAACTTTCAGAAAAGAAAGATTCTTCCTCACACAAGAGAAATAGTTTGGGCTCTAATAAAAATAAAAAGAGGAAAGATTTTAAGAAGATTGTTCATAGTGATGCCCCTAATCTTGAAGCCCCAGATCCAAGATGGGCTGGCGAACTTTCAAAATTAAAAGATTTGTTAGCTAATCAGAAAGCCCCTGCTTAGCTATTTGATCCTTGAGATCAAATAAGATATTGGTATTTCAAACGCTTTTACTGAATTCTTTACATAAGCTCTATTATTAAATACATCATAATCTAATCTTTCAATAGAATCTAATATTCCTCTGTAAAGGCGTAAAGATGTCCAGACAGGCCATCTTGCATCTG is part of the Prochlorococcus marinus subsp. pastoris str. CCMP1986 genome and harbors:
- a CDS encoding RNA-binding protein, producing the protein MSIRIYIGNLPQVFNPKEFDSFLKSVTDSIRFKAVLDKETKECRGFGFATTNNEQNANLIIEKLNGFEFNGSKLRVELSEKKDSSSHKRNSLGSNKNKKRKDFKKIVHSDAPNLEAPDPRWAGELSKLKDLLANQKAPA